In one Armatimonadota bacterium genomic region, the following are encoded:
- a CDS encoding CBS domain-containing protein, whose amino-acid sequence MVVRDVMTANPVAIEPDTTLEEATRLMRERKFRHLPVLRGGKLVGIVTWTDLMRAAPSPATSLSVWEIPALLAKAHVADVMTREVITVGPNTLVEDAAYLLRKHKIGALPVTDQGSLVGIVTESDLFDALIYLRGGDIAGVHLSVNLHNGVEDLVSLARALQPLFDGSERIALSVRLNGSVRRADLRIATDSPLLLAEHLAAAGLEVSHLRFEPAVRDDKTRVGQN is encoded by the coding sequence ATGGTGGTCCGCGACGTGATGACAGCCAATCCGGTGGCGATCGAGCCGGACACGACCTTAGAGGAAGCGACGCGCCTGATGCGTGAGAGGAAGTTTCGACACCTGCCCGTCCTGCGGGGTGGGAAGCTGGTCGGGATCGTGACGTGGACCGACCTGATGCGGGCGGCGCCGTCCCCGGCGACATCGCTGTCAGTCTGGGAAATTCCTGCGCTGCTCGCCAAGGCCCACGTAGCCGATGTCATGACGCGGGAAGTGATCACGGTCGGCCCCAACACGCTGGTGGAGGACGCCGCCTACCTGTTGCGCAAGCACAAGATCGGCGCGTTGCCCGTCACCGACCAGGGCAGTTTGGTGGGCATCGTCACCGAGAGCGATCTGTTCGACGCTCTGATCTACCTGCGCGGGGGAGACATCGCGGGTGTACACTTATCGGTGAACCTGCACAATGGGGTGGAGGACCTCGTCTCGCTCGCACGGGCCCTACAGCCTCTGTTCGATGGCTCGGAGCGCATCGCGCTGTCCGTGCGGCTGAACGGGTCGGTGCGGCGGGCGGACCTACGGATAGCGACCGACTCGCCCCTGTTGCTGGCCGAGCACCTCGCGGCCGCTGGACTCGAAGTCTCCCACCTGCGCTTCGAGCCGGCGGTCCGTGATGACAAAACCCGGGTGGGACAGAACTGA